CGTAGCGTAGCATATGATGAGGCGAAGCACTCAAATGAACTAGAGGACGACAGAGCAAGCCGTTGACGGTGAGCACCTGACAACAAGCAGTGTGCATGAAAACCAAGGGGTAGGAGGGTAATCAGACCAATAACAGGATGGGAAGAGAGCAACCAGGGAGAGCATAAAGGACATGGACACGCCGGGCGCAGACGGGAGCAGGTGTGATTGTATTGATGCCTTCAAAAAGGGAAGTAACGCTCACGGACGCCACCATCGACGATCGGAGCACCAGGCTCTTAAGGGCTTTCGCCCCGAGACCTGCCCAACAGATGATGCAGCAACCTCGAAAAGGCTTCCATGATAGCAGGAATTGAAATATGCAGCGACGCCTCCAGAGAGGGATATGGCGCCAAATCGTGTCATCGTCGCTGGCCAGGAGCAGCTCCAGGCATGGTTTTCACCAAGATTTCAAATGCTTGTGGGTCGTGCGCCGCGGGCTCTACCTCCAGCTGTAGGTGCGAGCCGTAGGGTCGTGCACACGTCGTCCAGCCTGCTGAGTAGAGAGGAGACAAGGGGATGGCGAGGTGGCCCTTGGCCGTGACGCATTGGTTGGGCCACCAGTCGCCGCACCTGTACGGCTGCTGGCCCCGGTGGCGTCAGATCCGGGCCGGGGGACGCCGAATTTGGGCCCTGGGGACGCAAATTCAGTGTGCCACCTCTACCTCCAGCTGCAGGCCCGTGCACGTGTTGTCCAGCCTGCTGCGAGGAGGGGAGGCGAGGGGACAACGAGGTAGCTCTTGGCCGCCGTGACGCACCGGTTCGCCCGCCGCATGCCACGCCATTTGGGCCTAGAGGTCTCGGATTCGGTGGTACAGCTCGCCGCCAGCCATTCTGGTTGCCCGAATATTTAGAGCTCTAGTAAGGAGGAGGGGATGAGAGGAAGGGGCAGGAGGAGGCTGCTGTGGGAGGGCCTTTTGGTCGCCGCAGCGGGCCGCCGCCACCGTTAGCCGGAGAGTGGCGGTATCTCCCCCTCCCCCGAGTCGCCTGTAGACCAAGCCTGGGCGTttgggttacccgattttttcgggtcgggtaattcaaaatttgggTAATGAAAATTGGTACCCGATCCTGAAAAAGCACTACCCAAAAATTCGGGTACCTAATAATTCGGGTTCGGATAATACCCGAATTCATAGAAAAGAGCAAACTGCACGAAACTTTTGTAGCAAttttatacataatttcagcagcgaTTTGTAtaaaatttcaatagcaatttgcagagaataatatattacagtcacttgTTCAAACAAAGAGAATCATAtactaataaagtgataagttcaaGTGTTCAACTGACAACACATCACAAACACAAAGACATAGACACATATTCAGGTAGTTTGGATAGTTCGGGTACTGGGAGATATTACCCAAATTACCTAAACTTATTTCAGGTAGTCAGAACTGCTATCCAAATTTAGGATCGGGTACCTCGGATGCAGGTAATTCGGGTTCGgatacgggtaatgggtatcgggtattttgcccaggcttactgTAGACGATGCAGGAGGGGGGGTCCAGAGTCTAATGAAACATTTTTGTTTGTTCATATATATAGAATCCAATGAGCTCAATTGATGTAGCAATCCCTTTTTTTGCGCAATGATGTAGCAATCCATCGAACTAGAGATAGAGGAAGCGCTAGATGCTGCAATAATATTTCAGTTTCGAGTGGGCGCAGGACAAGTGAAGTGTCAAATGGAGGTAAAGCATCGAAACTAGCTGGACATTGGCAAGACAAGGCGAGATTTAGAGTGTGTTCGGtttctacaggaaaattttagtctctgtcctatcggatgtttgaacacatgcataaagtattaaatatagacgaaaaaaataactaattgcacagattgcggctaatttgcgagacgaattttttaagcctaattaatccatgatttgacaatgtggtgctacagtaaatatatgctaatggcggattaattaggcttaataaattcgtctcgtaaattagtctccatctatgtaattagttttataattaactcatatttagttctcctaaatagcatccgaacgtccgatgtgacatggactaaaatttagtccatggaaccaaacacacccttaaaaTACTCAGATTATACATTTTGGCATCTCTGGATTGAAATTCTTGTGTATGTCGCGAGGAACACAGAACTCCGTTGCGTTTGTGCTATCAGGAATTACAGGCAGAATGGACAACAAGAAAATGAGAAAAAGAATTATATATAGCAGGAGCACCGCACCAAGAAGGCCACCACCACAGGGCACAGCTCAGCTCGCACAAGTCACAAGGGCTCAGGCTCAGGCGAGGGCTTCGGCACCGGCGACGATCTCGAGGATCTCCCCGGTGATCTTGGCCTGGCGCTGTCGGttgtaggtgatggagaggttctTGGCGAGCTCGATGGCGTTGTCGGTGGCGCTGCTCATGGCGCTCATCCGGGCGGCGAGCTCGCTGGCGAGCGACTCCTGCAGGGCACGGAGGATCTGGCTGTTGAGGTAGAGCGGGAGCAGCGCGTCGAGGATCTGTACGGGGTCCTGCTCAAACTGCACCACGGGGGAGAAGGGCTGCGTCTCGATCTTCACCTTCTCGCGCTCCACGGTGAGCTTGCCCTCCTTGGTGGTGAGGCGGAAGAGCTCGTCCTCGGTGGCGTCCACGCAGACGCCGTTGATGTCGCAGATCTCGCCCTTGGGGGACATGGGGAGCAGCGTCTGGATGATGGGGTCGGAGCGCACCAGCGATACGAACTTGGAGTAGAGCAGCTCCACCTTGTCCACCTCCTCCGAGACGAAGAGCGAGTAGACGAGGTCGCAGATGGCCTGCGAGTCCTTGACGGTGGGCACGCCGTTCACctccaggtcccgctccagcGGGATGTAGGGGCGGCGCTGGAAGTAGGCGTTGCCCTTCTTCCCCACACTGATGACGCTGTACTGGAGGCCCAGCTGCTTGAGCTCCTCGATGCGAGTCTCCGCCTTCTTGAGCACGTTGTTGTTGAAGCTCCCGCAGAGGCCGCGCTCGCCGGTCAGGACGACGAGCGCCACCTTCTTGACGGGGCGGGTGCGGGTGAGGGGCAGGTCGATGTCCTCCATCTGGATCTCCTGGTTCATGTTGTAGAGCACCTCCACCAGGGCCTCCGAGAAGGGGCGGGAGGAGACGACGGCCTCCTGCGCGCGCCGGACCTTGGCGGCGGCCACCAGCTTCATGGCCTCCGTGATCTTCTGCGTGTTCTTGACGGAGTCGATGCGGGTGCGGAGCTCGcggagggagcaccgcaccacgagGCCCGAGCGCGGGGCGGAGCGCCCCCGGGTGGAGGCGGCGCTGCTGGCGAGCGCCGAGGAGGACCAGGCGGTGGAGAGGTGGGAGCACGACATGGCTGCTGCTGGTCCGCGGCGACGGGGATCACCAGCGGCGGCGCGCGGGGGGTGGAAGCGGAAGAGAcaggggcggggcggggcgggacgGGACGGGAGGGAGGGAAATGGGTTTGGATGGATTGGGTTTGGATGGAGAGGTGAGCACGGTGGGGGATTCAAGCCGAGCTGAGTGGTGGAGGGGAAGTGAAGGCGAGATGGGGAGGATCATGTGGCTCCGCCGAGCTGGCTGCACCCGCTTTGCAGCATGCCGCTGACGCTCCAGGCTCCACACTTCATTTTTGGATTGTCGGGAATGAAAAtctgaatgaaaaacaaaaaataatGCTCTGGCCTCTGGggaagaaaaaggatagtgggaTCCTGCTCAGGATATCCCACCGTAAACAACAGATACTCTACGACCACAATTTGGAGGGAGGAGCTCTTGCCCATTTCTACAGGAAACGAATTGTTTCCATTGAAATCCTGAATAATTTGTGTTCCAAAAGCAACCTAAGTTTAAGGCCTGTCCGGAACACATCAATTTCATCACAATTCCGAGTTAAAAATGGAACTTTGATGATTCAATCTGTTGAGTTGggattatttacatatttaccatcattATGACGTGAGTGGTATAAAAAATACCATATGAGTGACACAGTGTAAGATGCCATCcgtaataatggtaaatatgtaaatgcccCGCTGAGTTGAAGTTCACTCGTATAAAAAATGGCTCACCCAAATTGATGCAAAGTTCATGCCAAAAGAAGTACAGAGAGATGAAACTGGTATCTCAAGATAAAGCAAGGTACTCGAACAAGATAAAAGATTGAGAGATACAAGTACAAAATATCTGGTTTAAGGGGATGCAACCAATTCTGGGAAGTAAGTTGAACCTCAGGGTACAACGACAGGAAAGGTACTGATGACATCCGCGTAGCCTAATCCCTTGCAGATTGAGGATCTTTCCTTGGTGGCTTGTAGACACTGAAGTCACCGAAATCCCGCCGTCCACTGCACCACACAAGAGGACATACAGATAGCAGTAAATATCTGGTGATGAAAGGAAATCTGGACAAGAAACATCGTGACACAAAAAGATCTTTTAAGGTCACTGGTACGTGGCTAGAACTTCACATACAGCTTGGTGAATTCAAGAAAAGGCATATAATGAAAGGCAACTGACCTGTGGTTAATATTCCAGCCAGAAGGTAAATAACGGGGGTGAACAGCCTCAACAAAGATCTGCCTCCATCTTTGGCAAAACTGGTTAATAGCTTCCTCCCCGCCATTGGAAAGCAAAAGTTCCACAACTTGTTTACCGTGATGCCCATGACCCAACAAGGAAATCTTCTTCTCAGCATTCTTGGAAATGACCTGGGTAGAATTGTCACGGATGGATAGTTCCCTGTCGAGATGGCTGTTTCCAGGAGTGCAGGCGCCTCTTGCTTGCTGATTGGTATCTGTCTCAAGTGTCGCAGTGTCATGATCAAAAGTGGTGTCCTCCATGCCGACTGGCAAACTTGAGCTTCCCTGGCTCAGGGTTAAATTCTCTAGCTGGTTTCGTTCCTCTGTCTCATCAAACTCTGGTTGACCATTACTCTCAGTTCCATCCTCAGAAAATCGCTCAGATAAGGCATGACAATTTTCTGATCCATGTCCACTGTCTTCTGAGATGGTATTGCTGCTGCTCTTTCTAATAATATTTTGAGCCTGAGCTCTAAACGAATAGCCCTTTTTCTTTTCAAGACGCCTTCGCTCATGAGGACTCATACCAACAAGTAATGCCATCTCGAGGTCTTCAGGAGTCACATCCCTACCACCATAGTATGATTTTACAATCTGCAAAGAATTGAATTGGTCCATAACAGAGATCTATAGCTAAGAACAAGTACATATTTAACAAGGAAAGCATATGGACGGATAGGATAAAACAGGTATGTTAATACGTCAATGTCAGAGCTCCATAAACTGTTAAGTAGTCCATATTGAGCCAGAAATACAAAAAGGGTGTCATCACCTGCATTAGCTCTTCACATCTCTTCAACGGCATAGTGGATCCATGACGTAGAAGAGCCATGGCAGCAGTCCTCAGCTGCAATGGGGAGACACCTGTTCCATTCAATTTATCTTCAGATACTGATGTGTTGGTAATCAAACTTATATCACCCGAGTTCATTATCTTTTGCACAAAAAGGGGTATTCCAAATTCTTCTGCTATTCGCCTCTTGTATTTCTCAGCTGCTGAATGAGCTATTTCATGACAGTCTACACAAAGAAGTACAATATCATGTGAACGATGGCTCTTCAGATGTTCTGGAAAATGCATCCTGTAGCATGACGGTATTATTCTGTATCTAATATAATGGCTCTTTTCTCCACAGACCACACAAATATTTTTCTTGCTCTGAATATAGAACTCATTATCTTCATCCTCTGGACGACCTTTTGGTTCAAAGAGAAGCATGATTGCTGGAGGACTATCTTCAATCAATTTTGCCAAATTACGTTGAACGTACCTGGGATAGAAGAGCTCATCAGTTTGACAAAATAATTCTTCATTCACGCTATATGCATGTAAATAGCTAATGGGAATATATTTAAGAGACAAACCATTCCAATTTTTTGCGGTCACAGTAGCAAAGTAGTCTTCCATCACTAGCATAAATCCTGCAATTGTGATATACCGGGGACTTGCAGGAGAACTTTTTAATGAATAAATCCCGTGAAGCCTTTTTGTTAGGCGGTGCTGTCAGCAACTTCTCTCCACTTGGAGCAAAGGAAAACATATTTGTTTGCTTCAAACTTAGGTGTGTTATAAGGTTGTAATTATAAACTGATAGTCGACATAATCCACTTGGATCTTTATACTTCTCTAGTAAACTTTTAAAGATGCCGTCCATGCTGGTAGTGATGTCATCCAGCAGATAACAGAGTTCTTTGACATGAGCCACAACAAGAGGTGACGATGATGACAAGGAAGGGTACATACTTGAAATGCTTAGGTCAGTTTCTGCTACGACAGCAAACACCTCTGTTGGGCCTTTTGGAAGACTAACAGCAAGGGCAGCTATAGCTTGGTCTGACAGAACATATCGTAAGCTTTCATCATGCATCCGAGCCTGGAATGACCCAAAACCCAAGTTGTTAGGAGATATCAGAAAGGAAACAGACCCACCACAACTACATAACTGCAAATATGCATGATATCCTGGAAATGCATTTGCTTCAATGTGCCCATCGCTATGCAACTTGCCCGAGTGATATCTGGTGATCACCCAGGATTCGAAGGTAGATAAAGAAGTTATACTACCTCCAGTCAAGAAAAGTTCATGTTCCGGACAAGGCACACAACTAGTTTACTGCTGCTTTCACCTGTCTGAACATCAAGTTTTGCTGACCGGAGGTAACAACAAATAAGCAATTAAAAAGATTTACTTTGCAGAAGGGGAGGGAGCTATTCTAAGGGAAATATTTTTTTTACTGACCATTAAGTCCCTCCATGCACACAATTTCCAAACAAGATCCTGTGGATGCAGAAGATTAGAAATTCAGGAACAAAAAATACAAAATCGCtggctggcaagctaaccagaaGACATTCTACAATCAAAAAGTGAATACAGAAAAGAAGCACCTTCACTTCACTATACTTTTTGGAGTTGAACCCATGAGTTTGCAAATTTCGTGAGAGAATAGATGTTGCACTGGAAGCTCCAGGAGGAGATTCAATTTCTTTTGCATACAGTTGCATGCACACCATATTTGAGCGATGACTAGCCTCGAAGAAAAAATTGATTCTATCACTGGAAGTATCTGATTAGATATTACAGATGATCAAAGACTTGAGACATGTGATGAAGGCCAAGGGTACCACCGTACCGATATGTGATTTGATGTTGACAAGAAAAGAGAATATTTAGGATTATCCAAATCTTATGAGGGTTAAAGTATCAATTTCTGCAGTTCAGCAATAGGATATCATGAGTGCCTCATAACTGCCATCTGCTTTTCTTGGTCCCCCTTTAATACTGCTTCCATTTCTTAACTACACATCAGGAATATATAGAGATGACACGTTGTGCTTACCATTCAAAAGCTTATGTTGACATTGTGAAAGAATTTTTTGACACTCGATATTAAAAATAAGAATTAAGAAAATAGCCATCTAATTTTCCGCAGGTGAATAGGATTGCATAAATTTGTTAATGAAATACTCCCAGCTTACATAGCTCCATAGTGTACCATTCAAAAGTTCCTTTTCCATTGATAGAACAATAAATACTTCCTAGTTTTAATTGATTATTCACAGTTTACCAAATATTTCCCAAGTCACGGATCAAACAATGTAATCTTGGCAAATGACTCATCACTTCCAGgaatagtgcatttcatatttctGAACCCTGGTACTAGCAAGAAATGTATCAGAGCTGCTAGTGTCTTCCACATgcagaaaaaagaatgacaaaCAGAAACATCATCCAATTCAAGAACCAACAATCTAAAGAAATTTTGCTCTTCAGACCATGTGAAATTAGTTTAAAATCTTATACAACTATGACTTCTAAACTCTGAGATAGCAAATTCAAATATATTAGATAACTGTGAGGGTACTGAGCCAATGAACAAAAAAAAGCAAACAATAGGAAAGAAAAAGTTGATACAGCACTtagaacataccacaggcttttGCATGGAGCTCTGATGCCAAACAATTTGCAATGTACAACAGATAGTGAGCATCAGTGCGAGCATACTCAATCATTTCTGGAGTCAGAGGACGCAGTCTCCAATCTTCACGCTGGGGTTTCAAAATCAAGGTAGGGAGAAACAAAATGAGAGCGAATATCAGGCAATTGCGACATTAGAATTTTTGAGTTTCAAACAAACTGAAATTTTGAATGCC
Above is a genomic segment from Miscanthus floridulus cultivar M001 chromosome 3, ASM1932011v1, whole genome shotgun sequence containing:
- the LOC136542375 gene encoding ATP synthase subunit gamma, chloroplastic-like, producing the protein MSCSHLSTAWSSSALASSAASTRGRSAPRSGLVVRCSLRELRTRIDSVKNTQKITEAMKLVAAAKVRRAQEAVVSSRPFSEALVEVLYNMNQEIQMEDIDLPLTRTRPVKKVALVVLTGERGLCGSFNNNVLKKAETRIEELKQLGLQYSVISVGKKGNAYFQRRPYIPLERDLEVNGVPTVKDSQAICDLVYSLFVSEEVDKVELLYSKFVSLVRSDPIIQTLLPMSPKGEICDINGVCVDATEDELFRLTTKEGKLTVEREKVKIETQPFSPVVQFEQDPVQILDALLPLYLNSQILRALQESLASELAARMSAMSSATDNAIELAKNLSITYNRQRQAKITGEILEIVAGAEALA
- the LOC136542374 gene encoding protein RRP6-like 3 isoform X2; amino-acid sequence: MLGDRCPEMSATYNWVDTEAQLEHLARLLGEESAFAVDTEQHSIRSFLGYTALMQISTQNEDYLIDTIALHDVMGILRPVFANSSICKIFHGADNDVLWLQRDFHIYVVNMFDTAKACEILLKPQKSLAYLLEVYCEVTTDKTMQREDWRLRPLTPEMIEYARTDAHYLLYIANCLASELHAKACDTSSDRINFFFEASHRSNMVCMQLYAKEIESPPGASSATSILSRNLQTHGFNSKKYSEVKDLVWKLCAWRDLMARMHDESLRYVLSDQAIAALAVSLPKGPTEVFAVVAETDLSISSMYPSLSSSSPLVVAHVKELCYLLDDITTSMDGIFKSLLEKYKDPSGLCRLSVYNYNLITHLSLKQTNMFSFAPSGEKLLTAPPNKKASRDLFIKKFSCKSPVYHNCRIYASDGRLLCYCDRKKLEWYVQRNLAKLIEDSPPAIMLLFEPKGRPEDEDNEFYIQSKKNICVVCGEKSHYIRYRIIPSCYRMHFPEHLKSHRSHDIVLLCVDCHEIAHSAAEKYKRRIAEEFGIPLFVQKIMNSGDISLITNTSVSEDKLNGTGVSPLQLRTAAMALLRHGSTMPLKRCEELMQIVKSYYGGRDVTPEDLEMALLVGMSPHERRRLEKKKGYSFRAQAQNIIRKSSSNTISEDSGHGSENCHALSERFSEDGTESNGQPEFDETEERNQLENLTLSQGSSSLPVGMEDTTFDHDTATLETDTNQQARGACTPGNSHLDRELSIRDNSTQVISKNAEKKISLLGHGHHGKQVVELLLSNGGEEAINQFCQRWRQIFVEAVHPRYLPSGWNINHSGRRDFGDFSVYKPPRKDPQSARD
- the LOC136542374 gene encoding protein RRP6-like 3 isoform X1; amino-acid sequence: MPGAATLRSRAAVAAAACLAVLVAAALLHRRRRRKRAPSSSRRLGVGGRPRRACEEEEKPQARFKRVLADNSYSPFKHLRRQSAQLGSAEGEAPLPPPQESSQKVHPFEEEITSLLKNPPGFHSFMLGDRCPEMSATYNWVDTEAQLEHLARLLGEESAFAVDTEQHSIRSFLGYTALMQISTQNEDYLIDTIALHDVMGILRPVFANSSICKIFHGADNDVLWLQRDFHIYVVNMFDTAKACEILLKPQKSLAYLLEVYCEVTTDKTMQREDWRLRPLTPEMIEYARTDAHYLLYIANCLASELHAKACDTSSDRINFFFEASHRSNMVCMQLYAKEIESPPGASSATSILSRNLQTHGFNSKKYSEVKDLVWKLCAWRDLMARMHDESLRYVLSDQAIAALAVSLPKGPTEVFAVVAETDLSISSMYPSLSSSSPLVVAHVKELCYLLDDITTSMDGIFKSLLEKYKDPSGLCRLSVYNYNLITHLSLKQTNMFSFAPSGEKLLTAPPNKKASRDLFIKKFSCKSPVYHNCRIYASDGRLLCYCDRKKLEWYVQRNLAKLIEDSPPAIMLLFEPKGRPEDEDNEFYIQSKKNICVVCGEKSHYIRYRIIPSCYRMHFPEHLKSHRSHDIVLLCVDCHEIAHSAAEKYKRRIAEEFGIPLFVQKIMNSGDISLITNTSVSEDKLNGTGVSPLQLRTAAMALLRHGSTMPLKRCEELMQIVKSYYGGRDVTPEDLEMALLVGMSPHERRRLEKKKGYSFRAQAQNIIRKSSSNTISEDSGHGSENCHALSERFSEDGTESNGQPEFDETEERNQLENLTLSQGSSSLPVGMEDTTFDHDTATLETDTNQQARGACTPGNSHLDRELSIRDNSTQVISKNAEKKISLLGHGHHGKQVVELLLSNGGEEAINQFCQRWRQIFVEAVHPRYLPSGWNINHSGRRDFGDFSVYKPPRKDPQSARD